In one Rutidosis leptorrhynchoides isolate AG116_Rl617_1_P2 chromosome 8, CSIRO_AGI_Rlap_v1, whole genome shotgun sequence genomic region, the following are encoded:
- the LOC139861502 gene encoding uncharacterized protein encodes MKEHEDDVMLSVEQTTVTIDDELVVSKAKTEGLSAEKDDMEDMIVDVVGDDDVDGQTVEEAAVSGETRVLSCEKVEMLVNDGGSTEDVVHENVVASGSNGVIDSKESTERGLTDEAVEEGVEKEDEIVDLSGIGESFDEVDWVVVEEGFAGKDEAVDVFGEGTGEVDVRNKEECVSTTIEVETTDDREIMDVDRVVIKKSGDENETLDSSVISEPLNAVDHGSEDVDVVALGNGLDDKDEGRVDPNMVCPDNATHVDSSEIGEVTTKDAQNVENGGGISDSKAAVESVIEESQTIEEKEETKSKNEVIVERHIESVQEENVVMDDKCSNGDVVLDSSKITESLNMVNSGSEGVNGETRIEGVVKHQEFSYVDADMEIGDDVGVDIDEVLGWKDETTVFDDVTNGCPEKDQDFKIDENFENVEPGLSAGHREENVKSQEPIVYARRAEVEVPLFDEPDLIKSPLSEDEHIEIETDSDENVEYMQEDEQNNVTEYSGRLFSLHQSRYFMPPKKEGEFAVSDLVWGKVRSHPWWPGQIMDPADASQKAMKYHKTGRYLVAYFGDHSFAWNDSTTLVPFRANFSQMVKQTNLESFKIAVESALDEVSRRVKLGLACSCVPKNIYKKIEYQVIENAGVRKKSSTRRGLEKSASVASFEPDKLVEYVKLLAQLPYEGDKLEVAMAKAQLSFYSRYKKLPEPSEFRCYGELLEDASIEQVDTNGEQLENKLIETGLYPNKEISLSDVTDDAPESGYDVIKKSKSSGYKKRKARDSISNGSVKRRNRVPDKAPVVSVSSVKPSFKIGEMIQRVASQLTGPPSKVDHGQQDGQDVDQVVGSTENFQEASVDQMLLQLHITAQNPMKDYVFLNTIIPFFYDWRASVFSKSLNKKKNSTVEKPVTIREIKASSENDPVDFEFDLEDINDSYWTDKIIIQNQPEDQILQDHQNGGLDHQIVSYDQDKPAKKSRQSNKKRASSKKHEKVEVKEESEVEKRRRENLATELVLKFTEGINFSSEVNLIKMFRRFGPLIESETEVDRQGGRARVVFKRCSDAEVAYSSAGKFNIFGSIDVSYELNYTPLVSYKPLPLGLVSVLQDPMDAS; translated from the coding sequence ATGAAAGAACACGAGGATGATGTGATGCTTAGTGTTGAGCAAACTACTGTTACAATTGACGATGAATTAGTAGTAAGTAAGGCGAAAACCGAGGGTTTGTCGGCTGAGAAAGATGACATGGAGGATATgatagtggatgttgttggtgatgatgatgttgatgggcAGACAGTTGAAGAAGCTGCAGTTTCAGGCGAAACTAGGGTTTTGAGTTGTGAGAAAGTTGAGATGTTAGTGAATGACGGAGGATCGACGGAAGATGTTGTGCACGAAAACGTTGTTGCGAGTGGATCTAACGGTGTGATTGATAGTAAGGAGTCAACTGAAAGAGGTTTGACCGATGAGGCGGTGGAGGAAGGTGTTGAAAAAGAAGATGAGATTGTGGATTTGTCTGGAATTGGTGAGTCATTCGATGAAGTTGATTGGGTAGTTGTGGAGGAGGGTTTCGCTGGCAAAGATGAAGCAGTCGATGTTTTCGGTGAAGGAACAGGTGAAGTTGATGTAAGGAATAAAGAAGAGTGTGTGAGTACAACGATTGAAGTTGAAACAACGGATGATCGAGAAATAATGGATGTGGATCGTGTTGTGATTAAAAAAAGTGGAGATGAGAACGAAACGTTAGATTCTTCGGTGATTTCAGAGCCGTTGAACGCTGTTGATCATGGTTCTGAGGATGTTGATGTGGTGGCGTTAGGAAATGGGTTAGATGACAAAGATGAAGGTCGTGTGGATCCGAATATGGTTTGTCCTGATAATGCAACTCATGTAGACAGTTCAGAAATAGGTGAAGTTACAACAAAGGATGCTCAAAACGTTGAAAATGGAGGTGGGATAAGTGACTCGAAAGCGGCTGTTGAATCTGTGATCGAAGAGTCTCAAACAATAGAAGAGAAAGAGGAAACAAAAAGTAAAAACGAGGTGATTGTGGAACGGCATATTGAATCGGTTCAAGAAGAAAATGTTGTTATGGATGATAAATGTAGTAACGGAGATGTGGTATTAGATTCGTCGAAGATTACAGAATCGTTGAACATGGTCAACTCTGGTTCTGAGGGAGTCAACGGTGAAACACGTATCGAAGGTGTAGTCAAACATCAAGAATTTTCATATGTAGACGCTGACATGGAGATAGGGGATGATGTAGGGGTGGACATAGATGAAGTATTGGGTTGGAAAGATGAAACGACAGTGTTTGATGATGTTACAAATGGCTGCCCAGAAAAAGATCAAGACTTTAAGATTGACGAAAACTTCGAAAATGTGGAACCGGGACTTTCGGCAGGACACCGGGAGGAAAACGTCAAGTCCCAAGAACCAATTGTATATGCACGTCGTGCGGAAGTTGAGGTTCCACTTTTTGACGAACCGGATTTGATTAAATCTCCATTGTCAGAAGATGAACATATAGAAATCGAGACCGACTCAGATGAAAACGTTGAGTACATGCAAGAAGACGAGCAGAATAACGTGACCGAATATTCCGGAAGGTTGTTTTCGCTGCATCAGTCACGTTATTTTATGCCGCCGAAAAAGGAAGGTGAGTTTGCAGTTTCTGATTTGGTGTGGGGTAAAGTAAGAAGCCATCCATGGTGGCCAGGACAGATAATGGACCCCGCCGATGCATCACAAAAAGCCATGAAGTATCATAAAACGGGTCGTTATTTGGTAGCGTATTTTGGAGACCATAGTTTTGCTTGGAACGATTCGACCACCCTGGTCCCGTTTCGGGCTAACTTTTCTCAGATGGTAAAGCAAACCAATTTAGAATCGTTTAAAATTGCGGTTGAGTCTGCTTTGGATGAGGTCAGCAGACGGGTAAAATTAGGGCTTGCATGCTCGTGTGTTCCAAAGAATATTTATAAGAAGATTGAATATCAGGTTATAGAAAACGCCGGAGTTCGAAAAAAATCGTCTACGAGACGCGGTTTAGAGAAATCTGCCAGCGTGGCATCTTTCGAGCCTGATAAACTTGTTGAATATGTGAAATTACTCGCGCAGTTACCCTATGAAGGTGATAAATTGGAGGTTGCAATGGCTAAGGCTCAGTTATCGTTTTACAGTCGTTATAAGAAGCTTCCGGAACCTTCCGAGTTTCGGTGTTATGGAGAATTGTTGGAAGATGCTTCTATTGAACAAGTTGATACGAACGGTGAGCAACTCGAGAACAAGTTGATTGAAACGGGATTGTATCCAAATAAGGAGATAAGTTTATCAGATGTAACGGATGATGCACCAGAATCAGGATATGATGTCATCAAGAAAAGTAAGTCGTCTGGTTATAAAAAAAGAAAGGCGCGTGATTCAATTTCAAACGGTTCGGTGAAAAGAAGAAATCGCGTTCCTGATAAAGCACCTGTCGTTTCTGTCTCGAGTGTTAAACCGTCTTTTAAAATTGGTGAAATGATTCAACGAGTAGCGAGTCAGTTGACTGGGCCACCATCGAAGGTTGACCATGGTCAACAAGATGGTCAAGATGTTGACCAAGTAGTTGGTTCTACTGAAAACTTTCAAGAAGCATCGGTAGACCAGATGCTATTACAATTGCATATAACTGCTCAAAATCCAATGAAGGATTACGTCTTTTTGAATACCATCATACCTTTTTTCTATGATTGGAGAGCATCTGTTTTTAGCAAGTCTTTGAATAAGAAGAAGAATTCAACCGTTGAAAAACCAGTCACTATTAGGGAAATAAAAGCATCGAGCGAAAACGACCCTGTAGATTTTGAATTCGACCTTGAAGATATTAACGATTCGTATTGGACAGACAagatcatcatccaaaatcaacctGAAGATCAAATTTTGCAAGATCATCAAAATGGAGGGTTAGATCATCAGATTGTGTCATACGATCAAGATAAACCGGCAAAAAAGAGTCGCCAATCAAATAAAAAACGAGCTTCGAGTAAAAAACACGAAAAAGTTGAAGTAAAGGAAGAATCAGAGGTAGAAAAGAGAAGGCGAGAAAATTTGGCTACGGAGCTTGTATTAAAGTTTACAGAGGGCATCAATTTTTCTTCGGAGGTTAATTTAATAAAAATGTTTAGACGATTTGGGCCGTTGATTGAATCGGAAACCGAAGTTGATAGACAAGGGGGTCGTGCAAGAGTGGTGTTTAAAAGATGCAGTGATGCTGAAGTTGCTTATAGTAGTGCTGGAAAATTTAACATATTTGGGTCGATCGATGTAAGTTATGAGCTTAATTATACACCGTTAGTCTCGTATAAACCGTTGCCGCTTGGCCTTGTTTCAGTATTACAAGACCCAATGGATGCAAGCTAA
- the LOC139865052 gene encoding uncharacterized protein, whose translation MRSGEAMKAAKVYRELMKAVKKHIEKEEYKTHFRDFIKSEFRKNGDGLETSSIQHTIKLAREYTYMLNSVHHHQELLFSYNIAVDRSAEMKKVLGKSAASVGLQLPEVYQP comes from the exons ATGAGATCAGGTGAGGCGATGAAAGCTGCAAAGGTGTATAGAGAGTTGATGAAAGCAGTAAAGAAACACATTGAAAAGGAAGAATATAAAACACATTTCAGAGACTTTATAAAATCAGAGTTTAGGAAAAATGGTGATGGGTTAGAGACATCATCGATCCAGCACACGATAAAGCTCGCCCGTGAGTATACTTACATGTTGAACAGTGTTCATCATCACCAG GAGTTGCTATTTTCTTACAACATTGCAGTAGATAGATCTGCTGAAATGAAAAAAGTACTTGGAAAATCTGCTGCAAGTGTAGGTCTTCAGCTTCCAGAAGTTTATCAGCCTTGA